ttctctgccatctctttcagtttactcaagtcagatctcattaccatgatttccttttccaggcgccttttccaaggaggttgctgttttggtttctgttgggttggttgtgctggtggtgttggtgttcgaatccccatcagttctgctactaatcttgctcctgcatatgccaagttatttgtttctgtgatactggttgtgtgtattatgcccattatttcattgacctactttttgtataataaatgcagctgaaatagccattattttccataaaacctgtagtaatgaaggtcttcttctagcatattattattattattattattattatgttattattattagttattattattattattattattatattattattcttattattattattattattattattattttattattattattattattattattattattattattattattatattagtactcagaagattaaccctattcatatggaacaagcccacagggaccattgacttgaagttcaagtttccaaagaatatggtgttaattaggaaggagtaagaggaggtaaagggaattacagaaagaagagatctcacttactgAAAAAATTAACTAATACATAGTAggttaataaacataaaaatgtactaaaatgtCAGAAGAATAAGACTTCTGGAAGAGAGAAGTTCaacagcaaggcacatttactgcatattggtgcaactgttcagcaaatctggttacACTCGGttggaaaaggggatcagggatcaattgtgatggtgatagatttttgttaaaatacaacttgtgAAAAAGTGAGAAACGAGACCAtccatcgatggtccaagtcataagtgtgctaatattaggaaataaaaacctaccaccacaaaTCACTCTATctgaaagagataaatctcttgcagaagcagacatccacaccagattttagtaaaggaagcacaaatgacctaAACAGGTTGCATTGGTATTTTCACTATTttgaatatatgaggccttatgaAAAATACCTAACTCTCATGCAGCATTTGCTGACATTTTCATTAGATGTTtgtcaaaagtaagatgtgaccCAAAAGTTACACTTAGATAGTTAaaacttcagactcattcagcaaagaaAGGCACATAcgcctgaaggggaggatggggtgggaaatctgtatgagatctaatcaaaagtgttttcattttactggagttaagcctcataccccaccgactacaccattcactgatcccgtatatttcccaattgaggcttagggcagcttcatttctcataagtgaagACTTTACTacgcccacaagtgttgcatgGTCAGCATACTGAATGAAATCGTCAAGAAAAATTATAGCAACAGCCTGGATAAAGTGGAAGGAGATTATTGTACTATTGATAATTAAGAACTCCGTACTCGAGTTAGTGAACACAGTAAAATTATACACATAAGAGATTTTCTATTCTTTACGCAGCCAAACTTGTTGGAGTATGAGAAAGACCATATTACACATCATGCGGAGGAATTTAGTAATTAGACTGGATCATAAACTGAGATGGTTTTGGCATGTGATGAAAATGGATGCATAGCAATCATTTTGAGATGCGTATGAGTAGCAAGGTAAAGTCCAGAGGGAAATGCAAAGGTCTTAGATGTTATGAACTTTAGGTTCATAAGATTGAAAAAAGAACTTGCCATGTATCTAACCCCTTAAATATAGAAGTGATTTTGTATAACTAGGATCATTTCacagtatgtatagtatgtacaataatttttttatattttggatcAAAAAAGTTCCATTATCATACAGAATCTTTTCATTATTGTTGTAGATgatgtatattaattttaattaatatttacataGGTTAAATTGGAAGACAGTCAACAGAAGCCATATGTAAATATGTCCTTGCATGATACTATCCATCAGCTAATTAAAGATGGACAAGTCAAAGAGGCAGAGAGACTCAGAGTTGAGTTCAAGATACCTGAAAGAAGGTAAGTTTTTTTATGTACACTGATCTttgcttttttccctttttatttgaaaattattccaTGTTAGGGTTGCATGAGTGAAGTCTTagtgtattgttatttttttgttatgttcGGTAAAGtttactaaataatactaaatgttGCTCAAACAAAAATACTGATTGAAGAATTGCACTAtaatttcatgatgttttctaATGAACTAAATGATGGAAGTAGTTGTGACAAATGACAGGAGGATGTCTGATCATTAACCAGTTGAAGAAAAAGTTGAATGAATAGCAATTTCAGCTGGGgaagatatgttcaaaatattcATAGCATAGTTGAAAAAAAGATGGGAAATCCATTGCTCcttgatattttcaatattttcaggtACTGGTGGTCTCGAGTATTAGCTCATGCACAGGCTTGTCACTGGGAGGAATTATCTAACTTTTCAAAAAATAAGAAGAACCCAATTGGATTTGAGGTGAGTTATCATTAAAGTAGCTAACTTTAGTATTGTATTTTACatcatgatataaaatatttccactttctataaaaaaaagtccAACTGTAGATTATACATTGTAACAAAAGAATTTACACAGTACAAATTTCTAAAGTTGAATGAGAAAAATGGAacacaataaattaaaatgaatcatTTGAACCAAAGACAGttaacttgaaaagaaaaaggaaatgacaaAACACATTGGGCAATATTAAAAATGCatgtaatagtatatacataaatgtaaggGACAACTTCAtcatataataatagtattgcaCAGAATACTTTAAGAGTCTATGAATTAGACTCGTATGTCATGTAGTTTTGTGAATTTACACACTCAGCCTTTATTATGCTGTTTTTCCCCTTGATAGTGTGACAGTAATTTTCAGAAAatggattttgacgaaggaaaaatctatttctgggcgagggttcgtgtcgcccagtgaaatgatccttaagttcattatttctaaggtaaatgaagctaacatataccagagaaaaataaaatcagggagatgtcagaataactgactcgctcaccctaaataaaaagagggtatcggtatggtatctggggcgagtgagaccactaccacgaacctcttgccatttagaactctcCTACACCAAAATCCCCTTCCTGAGAGGGCCGATCCATAGGCAGAtacggcaactactactactacgccccgcaccacgccgactgccgcgcctctggtggtcatccttgtagttagatgccaatcttgggctgcagggcgggacacgggggatttcactgggcgacatgaaCCCTCGCccagatatatatttttccttcgtcaaaatcccttttctgggctcagtccgtgtcgctgcgtgaaatagtaccagagaaatagcacaagattgtaaaacaaagaggaaggtctcaatgaaactatgaaataaaacaaataatataatattgagaacttaCAAGTTATCATACAGAAAGTTAACTTATCATAAAAATAGTGGACTTATAGTTAACTTAAGATTAAActtataatagtaatgataacttATCTAGGGTAGTGAGTTAAATGTTTACATGGGGAATTACTCACTAGATAAAAATTATTCTCTAAAAGTTATAGTAAATCAATAGGTgtgctaccctagcataaaaataagggtagcagCACCAAATGGACAATTCATAAATTACAATAAtgttgtgggtgcccctagcaataaaaataagggacacaccaccataatcataatcataagcagctaaggctaaaggaCTATATAGAGCATAATGGTAGGTTAGGTGAAatattagttgaggcaggtagaaaggagatctggatcttcaactacgactactgtgcagtgtcaggagaaactatgtttcccgctgccactgctggaaattttaaatattccaaggactttagaggGTCTTGGGGgagagggatgactttccaaggggcccatctcgctaaagaatcctcattttttgctagaaaactacgatccggggacagtaaaacttctcctgaagggaggaattctttgtgacccgcatctctggatagagccgacagttctgaaattctggcccctgaggccaaacttagcaAGAATAGAGTCTTTcttagtagcattatgaatgaacaAGAAGAGTTGTCATTATCcgaagccagtttgaggacatcattcaaaaaccatgatactgaactaggcctttcagaaggtctaagtctagcacaagctttgggaatagacgtaaagtaagagtctgttaagtctatttgaaagcccagctgaaagattttctttaaagctgatttattagtggtaatagtgctagctgctaatcctttttcgaataaggatctgaagaaggatatagccgaatttactgtcatggttgtggtgtttgtctccttcaggaaagatgctaacttcttaacagcagcatcatactgtctcaaagttgattccctcttatctgattctaagaaaagaatattctggggattgatatctgcatcttttttagccgcaaacttcatgaagtccataaagttagggttttgagaattcctgaggaagcgaacacagtcctcatttgtactatCTGAgatagtctgggattgggaatccgtcgaggtcgaagacccaattccagaagcagagggtaccagttgctctttggccagttgggggctactagggctacttgtcccttgaaagtcctgagtttgttcagtactttcaatagaagattcactggaggaaagatgtatatcttcttccactgattccaatctatggacaaggcgtctgtggcataagccaaagggtccaggttgggggccacatagcaagggagcttgtggttcgcttgggaggcgaaaagatctacttggataCCCgggacactccggcgtatccactggaacgacctgttgtccagggaccactctgattctagaggaactgatcgagacaaggcgtctgctatcacgttccttactcccgccaggtgggtggaggatagatgccatttgtacttgttcgccagagagaaaatggctatcataacatggttcacatgttttggtTTGGATCCTCccgttgatgcagtgtactactactgcgctgtccaataccagttttatatgagaattctttggtggaaggagcctcttcagagtgagaaatactgccatagcctccaatacgtttatgtggagctggcagaactgaggtgaccaagttccttgaacttttttgaactgagagtatcctccccatccgcttagcgaggcgtctgtgtggatgatcaacgccggaggaggatattgaagaggaactgacttggatGGGCAGAGATGATTTCGAAGAATCTgcgggatcactgacaacttgtcccgagatttggcatttgctcttgagcgccaaactcggtttatgtcTTTGAGTCTTGCTTTCAGCAGAACATCTGTAACTgacgcaaactggagtgaacctaggatcctttcttggtttctccTTGACCCGTTtgttgttcttgaggaattgccttactgacttggctatttctttcctcttgtccacaggaattgacagattgtgagagGTTAAGTCCCaatgaatgccgagccattggaAACGCGACTCCGGAGTGAgcctggactttgtcctgtttatttggaaccctaggtGCTCCAGAAATTGAAGGACTTTGTttgtggctctgaggcattcctcgatggttggcgcccaaatcagccaatcgtcgtggtacgctactaccattatcccttgtgatctcagttgttttaccactacttccgctattttcgtgaataccctgcgggctacattcagcccgaagggcatcactttgaaagagaatgcctggtctcccagcttgaagcctaggtattggcgaaagtgtctcgctattgggatatgatagtatgcgtctgtaagatcgatagaggtggtgacggccccacggggaagtaaggtccgcacctgcgagatggtcagcattttgaacttgtcgcaacgaatgaataagtttagccgggacaagtctaagattattcttctttttgatgagcctttctttggcacgctgaataagcgtccttgaaactttaagtgctTTACTCTCGACACTACttctttctgaaggagctcctctgtgtaatctgccaattcctttgatggtaactgaaggaatgacttgggtggagggggacctttgatccaactccaatcAGTCCTTTGGatacaatgctctgtgcccatttgctgaacccccacctgtgccggaagaggaacagcctccctcctacccgggagatctcactgctgttgtGCGGAATGAGCTCCgcgtcctccacggaagtgcttacCCCTGTCCTGCGCCTCGTTGCCGAAAGGCCCCTCTAGCCCTGCTTCCCCAAGcaaacctgttgaaggtttgGAAGGCTTGGCTTTCAAACACCTGGTTGAATGCCGGGAAAACAGCGTAAGAGGTCGAGGGCTGACCTTGTGGGGACAGCAGGAGAATCGGTTGGTTCTGTCCTTTTGGTGCTGCCGATTGTCCTGTCTGAGCAACCGGAACAGCTTGTACGaagtgttgctgttgctgcttctggtatggctggaacctctttgtCTTCTTCAGCTTTTTGCTAGAGGAGGAAGAGTTCTCAGGTTTCCTCTTAGCCGAGAGACCCCAACGAGCTctgaggctctggttaagcctcgtCGCCTCGTGTTGGACCTCATTAACTGCCGATTCcaggaagaggtccgccccccagatgttggaggaaagcaacttgttcggctcgtgccgaatcgTTGCTTCCTGAAGGAtgtgcttccggcagttccttctTGCCACTATAAACCCGTACAAGTCCGCTTGGACTGTCTGGGTTTGCGACTTGGCTAGGAGCTTAAAAAGAGGCTCAGTGCCGTACGTCAAAGCAGCCACTTCAGTCATAACCAGGGTGTTGAGGGTTCTGCCTAGCCTGGTTCTTGCCTCAAACTCCGCCTAAATGAGGTTGTCTGGTAATCTGGGTAACCTCTCCCCGAActgttccatggcacagtccggtttgagtttaccTACCCTAAAAGTGGCCGGTAGGTTCTCCCACAAATCACTAAAAGCAGGGAAGCGAGGGGACGTGGGGTCCGATTCCCTTAGCTGTGGAAGGGGTTCATCCTTCATGCCCGCCTGCATTGTGACCTCTGCTATCTTCGTCgtaaaggggagtggtgcctcctcctctgtggcaaagatAGTAAACGGGCTCTTGAATGCTTGGAGTCTGGTATTAGTGCAGTCCCATTCCTCCAAGCAATGCAACCACTCTCTCTGAGCGTGGTCCTGGCTATACAACACCGTTTCTCTTGGGATTTTATCTTCCATATTTAAGGCTGTCTCCGTCAGCCTCGCATAtcccatgaaaggaggctgtaagtcggctgggtggaactcgaagtcctcgatccttcgagttccacattccggaatggaaatcatgccgtccttgaagggagcataagctgctaccctccaaggattactcatAGAGAAGGCAGGGAGGGTGTCATAGTCCGGCAGCTGGGCAAGACTAGCTCCTGCTACTGGGATGTCGGCCTGAGGTGCCTGGTTCAGGCCTGCTAGGCGATTCTCCTGGTCGGACACTCGTTCAGTCAGGTTCTGAATGGATTGTCCCGACTGGTTAAGAGTGGtagagagttgagcaaacatctGCTCAACTCTCGTACTGAGAGACCCGACCAAATCACCTACATGCTGCATCATTCCTGCCGAAAATGCAGCAGGATCGAAGGTACCAGGTACCACGACCCCGGCAAGAGTCACCGGAGGAGTTCCGGCAGCAACGGGAGAAGATACAGACTCGACAGGAGtacgggccttctccttagaggacttgcctctTGACCCTTTGGAAtgtgaagacgaagacgacttcactttctctgctccgggatgggaaGCCGGAGGCTTACGAGAAGTAGAAGACAACgacgtctttttggacgacgtctTCTGAAAGGTCTTCTGCTCCCTGTGCCCCTTTACCTTGGGGGTCACAGATGCAGCAGGTGTACTAGCAGGGATCTCCGATCCCGGAAagccctgaaaagaagaagatgaaggaacAGGTTATGAAGATCCAGAATCaaccaagggaagcccttgggcgcccaacaaacctacctcaactagtaaatcctccgcacctaccgtcattggctctaTATTAAGATCAAGTGTGGCTACTTCTGCCACGATGTCTTGGCCTCCTCCCTCGATCAAGGCTTGTTCCACTTGCTGTTGGATGGAAGCAATTGTAGGAGCTGCCGCGGCGGGGTCCACATACCCTGTCGACTTCCCGCccgggaagatctggacagccagcttcttatcaagtatatagggctgtcctttggcggcgttccttccgaagccacctacccaggccttcagggtaaCCGACGCGACTTCCTTAATGGCGGCAGCATGGAaaagagggtcattgtagtccttacaacgaagccccgaggACGGATCATTACCAAAATTGAATATGACCATAAGTAACTTAAAGCTAAGATATGTGAAAGTATATATGTCATGAAAGGAACAAACTTGACACCgatatatacttactccgtccaaaaACTGGCTCACCGGCTTGTAGCAAATGGTACAAGCCTCATGATGCCATACTACCATCTCGTTGTGGCGGGTAGCGCACGgagtcctgcagacctcatgcccgcaagGGTCTTGGAGGACGGCGTTACACCTCGCCTCCTGACAGAtattagcctgtaagtggaaagatacataagtatcaacgttatacactcacagggctactgtGATACTCCGTTGCATGCTGGAGTAGTCTAAAATTATTGGGCATAATACACCCCTGAACTCCTTGTGGAAGAAGGCCTATGACCTAAGACGCTGGTTGGgaactccggtgtacaccggaggggTGTGTATGATTCAACCAGATGTTTTTATATACCCATAATGAGTTTTGAGGAGTAGTATACCACACCGGAGAACGGGAGAGGATGCCCTATACTTAGACTAGTAAAGTTACACGAAAGTGGAGCATGTAGCTCCGCCGtacaatcacccccccccccccagacaaCTAGAGGAGCACCCGGATAGCAAGCAAGTTATTCTGACATCTTcctgattttgtttttctctggtatatgttagcttcatttaccttagaaataatgaacttaaggattatttcacgcagcgacacgaactgagcccagaaaggtttttttgcttttatagttgcaaaaaataataattacatatgtGGTACTTTTGTCTTTTAAAGTGTATCCACTTTATTCTTAATTGTATGCTGCACTTTAGAGTTGTATttccataaacttttttttaacactttaGATTCTGACTAAGGTCATCTTTCTGTTTTGTttcttcaaaaatatataatttatcctCATATATGTCATGTACTATGTGTAATACAATTTACTTTGAGTTTATCTAAGGCAAGAatgagaaaattattttgaaagaaatctcGGGTAAAGATGTAGGTAAGCCAGATAGCAAAAACTAAtccagaaagaaaatatttcactcATTGCTTAGGAAAGATGAAAGTATTgtagatggaagaaaaaaaatgatttgtcATGAATGAAATTAAGCAAAATTATACTGTGGGTACCAAAAAATAGGTACCTCAGCCTCTCAAGCCCTTGTTGGATGGGGCCTGTAGCAAGCAATTGATTAAATCTGACACAACTTGTCTCTAAGTAATTACACTAAACTTAGGTAAGCTTTCTTATCCCCGACACAACTTGGCTCTAAGTAATTGCATTAAACTTAGGTCAACTTTCTCATCCCCAAGTCAGTCAATTTTTGCTTCTTCAGCCATTAGGTTTATTGTTGAATGTGATTCAGATTATTCTTGATGTGAAAGATGGGAGGAAGGGTGGCGTGTCTTGTTATATCcaatattgttaataaaaaaacaaagcagtcagtcagtcactcgcaccattcaaaaataaaatagaataccaATACATAAAAAGTGCTGCTGAGGCcgtaacaataaaatgaatgtaagaaaaatgtataCCATCTggagaaaattaaaatgtaagaaaGATGTACTATACTATCTGGAGAAGAAATTACCCCTTAATGCTGGTTACTGGAGCCACAGAAAAACTCCAACAAATACCACCACAAATGGAAATGTATGACCAAAACTGTGGCAGAGTAGGAAACGTAACAAAGGTATTAGCACAATAAAAAATGTCtactaaaatttgaaaaatgaattttttttgtggTCCATAATTACTAAACAATCCCACTTTGTTATATGTGACTTAATGGATCTAGAAAGTTCAGTCCTGAATGCAGTTCTGTGATTGAGTTTTGTATGTCTTGTATGTACTTGCTTTTTGTATCCTTTGCAGCCTTTTGTTGATGCTTGCTTGAAATACAACAACATCAGTGAAGCTCAGAAATATGCAGTCAGAGTAAAGGATGAGAACAAGGTTACTTATCTCATCAAGTGTGGGTAAGTAGATTATAATAAAGCAATGATTAATAGCTAATTTATCAAATTATGGTTTTTTGTCCATGTGCCAAATGTTTACATCATAGCACCATTTTGCATTGAGACACCAGTTTTGCCAGTTTTCTAAGTTTTAGTGTGGTCCCTCTGAAGTtttcattataagatatatatgcagTGTTCTAAGATGTAATAGTACTATATTCCATTGGTTTGAtgaaatgcatatacatacagtataattATACATCATAATGCATTGAGATTGCTTTTGGGTGACAGTAaccgtatatgtatgtattatattccAGCCTTCTAGAAGAAGCTACAAAAATAGCTCAAGAGCAGCGTAGTGTTTCAAGTCTAACTGAGATTTTAGCTGCCTGTGGGCCACAACATCAGAGTATTCAGTCGCGTATCCAGATGTTACTCAGTGATTCGTCTTTGAGAAGTTAATCTTGGTGtacaagattaaatgaaatgtaatagtataaatatgaatttttaagaattttgtgTATACAGATTATTCCTGTGTAAGAATGATTTGGCAGTAACTctcatataatgtatttttatttaataaagaaaCTTCATCTcatattttttcccttaattttaggtatatactaatttatataagaTCCAATAAGAACAAATTATAAAGCTAGCATGTGTTGAAAAAAACAGAGCTTGTTAAACCCCATGATAGAGCTGAATAACTTGGTTGTTGAGTGAGCAAGAGGCAATGGAAAGAGGACAGGCTTATGTTAGAAATAGAGATAGGCCAAGAAACCAGTTGCAgtgtaaagaaaaaatgttagGGAAGTAAATTGAGAATATCAGCTCAGAAAACAGAAAAGTTTTGGAATAGTAAAGTGAATGAAGAAGGATGGACATGTATATCTGTATGACAAAAAGCGAGAAACAACAAGAAAGTGGAGGAATTACTTGTACTTTCAAAATGTACATTAAATGACGAGACTGAATATGAAGTGGAGGATGTAGGTGCAGGAGGAAATGAcagatgaaaataaatggaaaatgatgaAGCTGGGTGACCATCATGAATTTCCAACAGTGGCAGATTTAAGGGGATGGCACCTGGTTAAATGGgcccccatggatatgaataatggaACATTGCTTTCTTTcagtaaatcattattagtagcaaagatttgcttagttaatggttatttcaacaacaactatgtgtatatatatacaggcggcccttaGTTAGCggaggggttctgttcctggccggCGACGCTGAGTGATTTTAAAgtctacggccgccgcacaccttctttcagaGTACTAGACCCGTTAACAatgccctagaccagtcaaagaacgccgtaatcccgcaatggcgcaataagtaaaattatatctaGTATGcggtatagtactatagaatttactgtgcAGTACAttgtagtattataaatactgtaaagtgaaaaaagcctacctttgatCTTTGGGTGTCTTGAGTatgtataataaggttttatgtaGTGTACAGGTAGCTATAGTGTACGAGttatgataattcgtcttacaataatcaaattttacgagagaccaaattacaatagcctaactttatcccatcttctagttaaataagttcaa
This window of the Macrobrachium nipponense isolate FS-2020 chromosome 5, ASM1510439v2, whole genome shotgun sequence genome carries:
- the LOC135215291 gene encoding vacuolar protein sorting-associated protein 16 homolog, with product MSLHDTIHQLIKDGQVKEAERLRVEFKIPERRYWWSRVLAHAQACHWEELSNFSKNKKNPIGFEPFVDACLKYNNISEAQKYAVRVKDENKVTYLIKCGLLEEATKIAQEQRSVSSLTEILAACGPQHQSIQSRIQMLLSDSSLRS